One region of Pelodiscus sinensis isolate JC-2024 unplaced genomic scaffold, ASM4963464v1 ctg91, whole genome shotgun sequence genomic DNA includes:
- the LOC142826089 gene encoding uncharacterized protein LOC142826089 isoform X2 produces MVMKTRSACASTSPVSSTCACIQTENLSMDASTQVLVWSCCICGLQFPLSDLQAGGNNRCERCLLVESLRQQVGELQEEVARLRSIRSHEEFLDSIPVESTEVTVLGCGTFDQPLMEEAVVQAGDKESPPTVEETRPCTTKVEQSPATTARRKRRVVVVGDSLLRGTEAPICHPDSSSREVCSLPGARIRDVMEALSRIIRPSDYYPMLLIHVGTNDTARCDTERIKCDYRALGVRVKEFGAQVVFSSILPVKGRGPGRERCILEVNAWLR; encoded by the exons atggtgatgaagacccgaagcgcttgtgccagtacttctcctgtctcctccacctgtgcctgtatccagacagagaacctgagcatggatgcctctacccaggtcctggtgtggtcttgctgtatttgtggcttgcaattcccactgagtgatctccaggctgggggaaacaaccgttgtgaaaggtgcctgctggtggaatctctcaggcagcaggtgggagagctacaggaggaggtggccaggctgaggagcattcgaagccatgaggaattcctggacagtattcctgtggagtccacggaggtcactgtcctaggatgtgggacttttgaccagccacttatggaggaggcagtagtgcagg caggagacaaggagtcaccccccacagtggaggagaccaggccttgcaccaccaaggttgagcagtctcctgccaccactgcgaggaggaaacgtagggtagtggtggttggagactctcttctgaggggaacggaggcacccatctgtcaccctgacagctcatctcgagaggtatgctctctgccaggggcccgtatccgagatgttatggaggcattgtcgaggattatccggccctctgactactaccccatgctactcatccacgtgggcacaaatgatactgccaggtgtgacactgagcggatcaagtgtgactacagggctttgggagtacgggtgaaggagtttggagcgcaggtggtattctcctctatccttcctgtcaaaggtaggggcccgggcagagagaggtgcatcctggaggtgaatgcctggctgcgatga
- the LOC142826089 gene encoding uncharacterized protein LOC142826089 isoform X1, translating into MVMKTRSACASTSPVSSTCACIQTENLSMDASTQVLVWSCCICGLQFPLSDLQAGGNNRCERCLLVESLRQQVGELQEEVARLRSIRSHEEFLDSIPVESTEVTVLGCGTFDQPLMEEAVVQGEHWQLVISGSRQCSTPAPNPPTVLLHNRYSLLSAGDKESPPTVEETRPCTTKVEQSPATTARRKRRVVVVGDSLLRGTEAPICHPDSSSREVCSLPGARIRDVMEALSRIIRPSDYYPMLLIHVGTNDTARCDTERIKCDYRALGVRVKEFGAQVVFSSILPVKGRGPGRERCILEVNAWLR; encoded by the coding sequence atggtgatgaagacccgaagcgcttgtgccagtacttctcctgtctcctccacctgtgcctgtatccagacagagaacctgagcatggatgcctctacccaggtcctggtgtggtcttgctgtatttgtggcttgcaattcccactgagtgatctccaggctgggggaaacaaccgttgtgaaaggtgcctgctggtggaatctctcaggcagcaggtgggagagctacaggaggaggtggccaggctgaggagcattcgaagccatgaggaattcctggacagtattcctgtggagtccacggaggtcactgtcctaggatgtgggacttttgaccagccacttatggaggaggcagtagtgcagggtgagcactggcagctggttatttccggcagcaggcagtgttccacccctgctcctaaccctcccactgtgttgttacataaccgttactctttactttcagcaggagacaaggagtcaccccccacagtggaggagaccaggccttgcaccaccaaggttgagcagtctcctgccaccactgcgaggaggaaacgtagggtagtggtggttggagactctcttctgaggggaacggaggcacccatctgtcaccctgacagctcatctcgagaggtatgctctctgccaggggcccgtatccgagatgttatggaggcattgtcgaggattatccggccctctgactactaccccatgctactcatccacgtgggcacaaatgatactgccaggtgtgacactgagcggatcaagtgtgactacagggctttgggagtacgggtgaaggagtttggagcgcaggtggtattctcctctatccttcctgtcaaaggtaggggcccgggcagagagaggtgcatcctggaggtgaatgcctggctgcgatga